The following proteins are encoded in a genomic region of Actinomycetota bacterium:
- a CDS encoding NAD(P)(+) transhydrogenase (Re/Si-specific) subunit beta, whose amino-acid sequence MNDHAIQLIYLASGASFILALRWMSAPATARRGVWIGEAGMLLAVIGTLLRSEIVSYQWIIVALFLGSAIGIPMAFFMPMTAMPQRIALSHAFGALAAALVGTSEFYLHSPHITKFTMTALGIEVVLGYLTFTGSLMAFGKLQEVLPQRPIVYRGQNYMNLGMLGAAVALVVVLVIDPGRKELFPVIAALSLVFGVLLIIPIGGADMPTVISLLNSYAGLSGAAMGFVLDNKVLIIAGALDGSSGFLLSLIMSRAMNRSFRNVLFGAFGQLQVSAAGAETEQRPVRSGTAEEAAMILDAARLVIVVPGYGLAVAQAQHKVKELADALMKRGVEVKFAIHPVAGRMPGHMNVLLADADVPYDLLFEMDTINPEFAQADVALIIGANDVTNPAARSEKGSPIYGMPILNVDRAQTVMVIKRSMAPGFAGIPNELYYLDRTSMLFGDAKAVVTDLVSELSKIAAGV is encoded by the coding sequence ATGAACGACCACGCCATCCAGCTGATCTACCTGGCCTCGGGCGCGTCGTTCATCCTGGCGCTGCGCTGGATGAGCGCGCCGGCCACGGCCCGCCGGGGGGTGTGGATCGGCGAGGCGGGAATGCTCCTCGCGGTCATCGGCACGCTGCTCCGCTCCGAGATCGTCAGCTACCAGTGGATCATCGTCGCGCTGTTCCTCGGCTCGGCCATCGGCATCCCCATGGCGTTCTTCATGCCCATGACGGCGATGCCGCAGCGGATCGCGCTCTCCCATGCGTTCGGCGCCCTGGCCGCGGCGCTGGTGGGCACGTCGGAGTTCTACCTGCACTCCCCCCACATCACGAAGTTCACCATGACCGCGCTCGGGATCGAGGTGGTGCTGGGCTATCTCACCTTCACGGGGAGCCTCATGGCCTTCGGCAAGCTCCAGGAGGTCCTCCCGCAGCGACCCATCGTCTACCGGGGCCAGAACTACATGAACCTCGGCATGCTGGGGGCGGCCGTCGCCCTGGTGGTGGTGCTGGTGATCGATCCCGGCCGCAAGGAGCTGTTCCCGGTCATCGCGGCGCTGTCGCTGGTGTTCGGCGTGCTGCTGATCATCCCGATCGGCGGCGCCGACATGCCCACGGTGATCTCGCTGCTGAACTCCTACGCCGGGCTGTCCGGCGCCGCCATGGGATTCGTCCTGGACAACAAGGTGCTGATCATCGCCGGAGCGCTGGACGGCTCCTCCGGGTTCCTGCTGTCGCTCATCATGTCCCGGGCCATGAACCGGTCCTTCCGGAACGTGCTGTTCGGGGCGTTCGGGCAGCTCCAGGTGTCCGCCGCCGGCGCCGAGACGGAGCAGCGTCCGGTCAGGAGCGGCACGGCCGAGGAGGCCGCCATGATCCTGGACGCGGCCCGCCTGGTGATCGTGGTGCCGGGCTACGGCCTGGCGGTGGCCCAGGCCCAGCACAAGGTCAAGGAGCTCGCCGACGCGTTGATGAAGCGCGGCGTCGAGGTGAAGTTCGCCATCCACCCGGTGGCCGGCCGGATGCCCGGGCACATGAACGTGCTGCTGGCCGACGCCGACGTCCCCTACGACCTCCTGTTCGAGATGGACACCATCAACCCGGAGTTCGCCCAGGCCGACGTGGCCCTGATCATCGGGGCGAACGACGTCACCAACCCCGCCGCCCGGTCGGAGAAGGGCAGTCCCATCTACGGCATGCCGATCCTGAACGTGGACCGGGCCCAGACGGTGATGGTGATCAAGCGGAGCATGGCGCCGGGGTTCGCCGGCATCCCGAACGAGCTGTACTACCTGGACAGGACCAGCATGCTCTTCGGCGACGCCAAGGCCGTGGTCACCGACCTGGTTTCCGAGCTTTCGAAGATCGCCGCCGGGGTGTGA
- a CDS encoding ABC transporter ATP-binding protein gives MEIDIERSPGPADLAIQVRGLTKTYPGGAEAVKGIDYDVAAGEVFGLLGPNGAGKSTTIGMLTSTVVPTRGWARLAGFDVAGQPLAARRISSVLFQDPVVDRPLTGRRNLEIHARLWGVEAGAAAHRIAEITELMGLSLLVDRPVGTFSGGERRRLEIARALVSEPQVLFLDEPTVGLDPRIRHELLDVIANLRARSRMTILMTTHYLDEAERLCDRLAIMHAGRIVALDTPAALLDGLGEEIVEVRVSGNPHTALASLRSNGVAGDDAFTVGSTVTVPLHEGAAGDAIAAIDALQLGATSISTRKPTLDDVYLRLTGDRLAEAA, from the coding sequence ATGGAAATCGACATCGAGCGCTCGCCGGGACCAGCGGACCTCGCCATCCAGGTGCGGGGCCTGACCAAGACCTATCCGGGCGGCGCGGAGGCCGTGAAGGGGATCGACTACGACGTGGCCGCGGGCGAGGTGTTCGGCCTGCTCGGACCGAACGGCGCCGGCAAGTCGACGACGATCGGCATGCTCACCTCGACCGTCGTGCCCACCAGGGGATGGGCCAGGCTGGCCGGGTTCGACGTGGCCGGCCAGCCGCTGGCCGCCCGCCGGATCAGCAGCGTCCTCTTCCAGGACCCCGTCGTGGACAGGCCGCTCACCGGCCGCCGCAACCTCGAGATCCACGCCCGCCTGTGGGGGGTCGAAGCTGGAGCCGCCGCCCACCGCATCGCCGAGATCACCGAGCTGATGGGATTGTCCCTGCTGGTGGACCGGCCGGTGGGCACCTTCAGCGGCGGCGAGCGGCGGCGGCTGGAGATCGCACGGGCCCTCGTCTCGGAGCCACAGGTGCTGTTCCTGGACGAGCCGACCGTCGGCCTGGACCCGAGGATCCGCCACGAGCTGCTGGACGTCATCGCCAACCTGCGGGCCCGCAGCCGGATGACGATCCTGATGACCACGCACTACCTGGACGAGGCCGAGCGGCTGTGCGACCGCCTCGCCATCATGCACGCCGGGCGGATCGTGGCCCTGGACACGCCGGCGGCGCTCCTGGACGGGCTCGGCGAGGAGATCGTGGAGGTGCGGGTGAGCGGGAACCCCCACACAGCTCTGGCGTCGCTGCGCTCGAACGGCGTGGCCGGGGACGACGCGTTCACCGTCGGGTCGACCGTGACGGTGCCCCTGCACGAGGGCGCCGCCGGCGACGCGATCGCCGCCATCGATGCGCTCCAGCTGGGAGCCACCTCGATCAGCACCCGGAAGCCGACGCTCGACGACGTGTACCTGCGGCTCACCGGCGACCGGCTCGCCGAGGCCGCCTGA
- a CDS encoding NAD(P) transhydrogenase subunit alpha, which translates to MTSRIETGLYVFVLATFLGYEVIRRVPSLLHTPLMSLTNAISGISLVGSLILAGAKHSTLSTVLGTVAVTASTINVVGGFLITDRMLRMFRRREPRPRPATKQPENSP; encoded by the coding sequence ATGACGTCGCGGATCGAGACCGGCCTGTACGTGTTCGTGCTCGCGACGTTCCTCGGCTACGAGGTCATCCGCCGGGTGCCGTCGCTGCTGCACACGCCACTGATGTCGCTGACCAACGCGATCTCCGGGATCTCGCTGGTGGGGTCGCTGATCCTGGCTGGCGCCAAGCACAGCACCCTCAGCACCGTCCTCGGGACGGTGGCCGTCACCGCCTCCACCATCAACGTGGTGGGCGGGTTCCTGATCACCGACCGCATGCTGCGGATGTTCCGGCGCCGGGAGCCCCGTCCGCGCCCGGCGACGAAGCAACCCGAGAACTCGCCGTGA
- a CDS encoding metallophosphoesterase — MGLLSTGYKVLLAGIFGQYSDKRETMAALPQPPFPPLTGEEIWIDYVSDAGDGWDSTYTVAWLLGREALEVHDGAGPRRIERGRILVMGGDQVYPTPNEDAYQGRLIGPYRAALPWTEPGSSPVLFAIPGNHDWYDGLSTFLRLFHAGKWVGGWRVDQSRSYFAIELPHQWWLWGIDVQLDFRIDQPQLDYFHDVAANHAKPGDRLILCTAKPAWVHDTLVGDVSFQANERAKRNLVYFESDVVRAHGLDLRLVLSGDLHHYARYEGTDGSHRITSGGGGAFLYPTHNLPEHLSWPMSSGPGAEEIPYRRAEQGVFPDVRRSERLRWGAFVAPVRTWTFMILNGLLYMAFAWMIRFALPLGQPFVVAMKGAGFRGLGLAMLRNPMSLLLALLLLLALWSFADGRKWWGRLSMAGPHWLAHMAMVTTVVWGATRVPFPPHPYSVLPFVLLVGIVGGFAGAVLMGGYLLTAQLAVKRHPNEAFSAQHIDDYKNFLRMHIDRSGVLTVYPVGVERACRDWRPVTPDHPQDPWVEPASGSIPYFLIEGPIHLP; from the coding sequence ATGGGTCTGCTCAGCACGGGCTACAAGGTGCTGCTCGCGGGGATCTTCGGCCAGTACTCCGACAAGCGGGAGACGATGGCGGCCCTCCCCCAGCCGCCGTTTCCCCCGCTCACCGGCGAGGAGATCTGGATCGACTACGTGTCCGACGCGGGGGACGGGTGGGACTCGACCTACACGGTTGCATGGCTGCTGGGGCGGGAGGCGCTCGAGGTCCACGACGGGGCCGGACCCCGCCGGATCGAGCGTGGACGGATCCTGGTGATGGGAGGCGACCAGGTCTATCCGACCCCGAACGAGGACGCCTACCAGGGCCGGTTGATCGGCCCGTACCGCGCGGCCCTGCCCTGGACCGAACCGGGGAGCAGCCCCGTCCTGTTCGCCATTCCCGGGAACCACGACTGGTACGACGGCCTGTCCACGTTCCTCCGCTTGTTCCACGCGGGGAAGTGGGTGGGAGGGTGGCGCGTGGACCAGAGCCGGAGCTACTTCGCCATCGAGCTCCCCCACCAGTGGTGGCTGTGGGGGATCGACGTCCAGCTCGACTTCCGCATCGACCAGCCCCAGCTCGACTACTTCCACGACGTGGCCGCAAACCACGCGAAGCCGGGCGACCGCCTGATCCTGTGCACGGCCAAGCCGGCATGGGTCCACGACACCCTGGTCGGTGACGTGTCGTTCCAGGCCAACGAGCGGGCCAAGCGGAACCTCGTGTACTTCGAGAGCGACGTCGTTCGGGCCCATGGTCTGGACCTGCGCCTCGTGCTCTCCGGGGACCTCCACCACTATGCCCGCTACGAGGGGACGGATGGAAGCCACCGCATCACCTCAGGGGGCGGCGGGGCCTTCCTGTATCCGACGCACAACCTGCCCGAGCACCTCTCATGGCCGATGTCCTCGGGTCCCGGGGCGGAAGAGATCCCCTATCGCAGGGCGGAGCAGGGGGTCTTCCCGGACGTGCGGCGATCGGAGCGCCTGCGCTGGGGTGCCTTCGTCGCCCCAGTCCGGACGTGGACGTTCATGATCCTGAACGGCCTCCTGTACATGGCGTTCGCGTGGATGATCCGGTTCGCCCTTCCCCTGGGACAACCGTTCGTGGTCGCCATGAAGGGGGCCGGCTTCCGGGGGCTTGGCCTGGCCATGCTCCGGAACCCCATGAGCCTGCTCCTGGCCCTGCTGCTGCTCCTCGCGCTGTGGAGCTTCGCGGACGGGCGGAAGTGGTGGGGGAGGCTGTCGATGGCCGGCCCCCACTGGCTGGCCCACATGGCCATGGTGACGACCGTGGTCTGGGGGGCCACCAGGGTTCCCTTCCCGCCCCATCCGTACTCCGTCCTCCCCTTCGTCCTGCTCGTGGGCATCGTGGGCGGGTTCGCCGGGGCCGTGCTCATGGGGGGCTACCTGCTGACGGCCCAACTGGCCGTGAAGCGCCATCCCAACGAGGCCTTCTCCGCACAGCACATCGACGACTACAAGAACTTCCTGCGCATGCACATCGACCGCAGTGGTGTGCTGACCGTGTACCCGGTGGGGGTCGAGCGGGCGTGCCGGGACTGGCGCCCCGTGACGCCGGACCATCCGCAGGACCCGTGGGTGGAGCCGGCGTCGGGGTCCATCCCGTACTTCCTCATCGAGGGTCCGATCCACCTGCCGTGA
- a CDS encoding ABC transporter permease — MATIASTVPRTRRRRTLALPLATLAGRRFQLTVRTPRELFVPLLTPILFALVIAPALKEALHTSAAYESFIAIGTIGLLIPLNTMFSGLSVIVDRESGAQRELLAAPIPRSMLVLGNLAVALAVTAFQVVTLIGFALVRGIHFHATGAGVAWFVATAVLFTVGMYGAAETLASRVPRQDEYIARVPAIAIVPWFLAGSLFPISALPGFLAWFARVLPLTHGLALMRYGLLGDRSGLADIWGMGSATTMATLSLAVVLVFAGALLAISVRVFTRSALS, encoded by the coding sequence ATGGCGACCATCGCTTCCACCGTTCCCCGAACCCGGCGCCGCCGGACGCTGGCGCTCCCGCTCGCGACCCTCGCGGGCCGGCGCTTCCAGCTCACCGTGCGCACGCCCCGGGAGCTGTTCGTTCCGCTGCTCACGCCGATCCTGTTCGCGCTGGTGATCGCGCCCGCGCTGAAGGAGGCACTGCACACGAGCGCGGCGTACGAGTCGTTCATCGCGATCGGCACCATCGGTCTGCTCATCCCGCTCAACACGATGTTCTCGGGGCTGAGCGTGATCGTGGACCGGGAGAGCGGGGCGCAGCGAGAGCTGCTCGCGGCCCCGATCCCGCGCTCGATGCTGGTCCTCGGCAACCTCGCGGTCGCTCTGGCCGTGACCGCCTTCCAGGTGGTGACGCTGATCGGGTTCGCGCTGGTGCGGGGGATCCACTTCCACGCCACCGGTGCGGGCGTGGCCTGGTTCGTCGCCACCGCCGTGCTCTTCACCGTCGGGATGTACGGGGCGGCCGAGACCCTGGCCAGCCGGGTCCCGAGGCAGGACGAGTACATCGCCCGCGTCCCCGCGATCGCCATCGTGCCGTGGTTCCTGGCCGGCTCGCTCTTTCCGATCAGCGCCCTGCCGGGATTTCTGGCCTGGTTCGCCCGAGTGCTGCCCCTCACCCACGGGCTGGCGCTGATGCGTTACGGGCTGTTGGGGGATCGCTCCGGCCTGGCGGACATCTGGGGCATGGGCAGTGCGACCACGATGGCGACGCTCAGCCTCGCGGTGGTGCTGGTCTTCGCCGGGGCGTTGCTGGCCATCTCGGTCCGAGTGTTCACCCGGTCAGCGCTCAGCTGA
- the sigJ gene encoding RNA polymerase sigma factor SigJ, whose translation MSDRPSREQRLGVDDRLADVWHEQRRLLLDVAYRMLGSVTDAEDVVQEAFARLMRVDLEEIDDVRGWLVVVVTRLCLDQLRSARARHEAYVGTWLPEPLVEVPGAEPDPADRVTLDDSVRMALLVVLERLSPAERAAFVLHDVFGFSFEAVGRIVGRSPAACRQLASRARRHIEAETSPARFEVDPAMLHRAAEQFIRAASSGDVDALLKVLDPDVVGWTDTGGVGGAPRAVAGSLRVAKTLLAFLRTWNVTLAPMAVNGEPGAIASLGGELIAVLALESREGLIMKIHAIANPEKLAYVRSRLGGRQESS comes from the coding sequence ATGAGCGACAGACCATCACGCGAGCAGCGCCTCGGGGTCGACGATCGGCTCGCCGACGTGTGGCACGAGCAACGTCGACTGTTGCTCGACGTCGCCTACCGGATGCTCGGCAGCGTCACGGATGCGGAAGACGTGGTCCAGGAGGCCTTCGCCCGGCTGATGCGGGTCGACCTGGAGGAGATCGACGACGTCCGGGGGTGGCTGGTCGTGGTCGTGACCCGGCTGTGCCTCGACCAGCTTCGCTCGGCGCGGGCTCGGCACGAGGCATACGTCGGTACGTGGCTGCCCGAGCCCCTCGTCGAGGTCCCCGGCGCCGAGCCCGATCCGGCCGACCGGGTCACCCTCGACGACAGCGTGCGCATGGCGCTCCTGGTGGTGCTGGAACGACTGAGCCCCGCGGAGCGAGCGGCCTTCGTGCTGCACGACGTGTTCGGGTTCTCCTTCGAGGCCGTCGGGAGGATCGTCGGCCGGTCGCCCGCGGCCTGCCGGCAACTGGCGAGCCGCGCGCGGCGCCACATCGAGGCCGAGACGAGCCCGGCGCGGTTCGAGGTGGACCCGGCCATGCTGCACCGTGCGGCTGAGCAGTTCATCCGGGCCGCCTCGAGCGGCGACGTGGATGCGCTGTTGAAGGTGCTGGATCCCGATGTCGTGGGATGGACCGACACGGGTGGCGTCGGCGGGGCGCCGCGAGCCGTCGCCGGAAGCCTCCGGGTCGCCAAGACCCTCCTGGCATTCCTCAGGACCTGGAACGTCACCCTGGCGCCGATGGCGGTGAACGGCGAGCCTGGGGCGATCGCCTCCTTGGGCGGCGAGCTCATCGCCGTCCTGGCCCTCGAGTCGCGGGAGGGCTTGATCATGAAGATCCACGCGATCGCCAACCCGGAGAAGCTGGCCTACGTTCGGTCACGGCTCGGTGGCCGGCAAGAGTCCAGCTGA